From the genome of Ciona intestinalis unplaced genomic scaffold, KH HT000062.2, whole genome shotgun sequence, one region includes:
- the LOC100176184 gene encoding nucleoporin NUP35-like isoform X2, with translation MEHSEPMMLGSPVGNPGHISPAGNQFLPGYLMGDPTITTTPVLNRSKPAHPPTNLYGSPGLHYHGSPAPPTGITSRTSPNSQKLTLRSPKNVNFSNVSTSKERVGAPPVATLMEDFGNLDGNTGKMSDTFSRSFAVNDSHSTPNTPNNTWGQKCISPPSPAQIDPFYTQGEALTPDVKLDDTWVTVFGFPPSSASFVLQRFSQYGSILHHQMAADNGNWMHIHYESRLQVKKAMSRNGKVVGTNVMIGVVPCIDVEIMSRFNERTPLKPMSNNTPLTHPSISRISTPTTPKPPSIRPLTAAYNASTSDTKVVSETRTPQKTSGLVTKAMDYLFG, from the exons ATGGAACATTCAG AACCAATGATGTTGGGATCTCCCGTTGGTAACCCCGGTCATATATCACCAGCTGGGAACCAATTTCTGCCTGGATATTTGATGGGGGATCCTACAATAACCACG ACCCCAGTTTTGAACCGTTCAAAACCTGCCCACCCCCCAACCAACCTGTATGGCTCCCCTGGTTTGCATTACCACGGCTCTCCTGCTCCACCTACTGGAATTACAAGTAGAACTTCACCCAACAGTCAGAAACTAACGCTACGCTCACCAAAAAATGTGAATTTTTCaaa TGTTTCCACATCTAAAGAAAGAGTAGGAGCTCCCCCTGTTGCAACATTGATGGAAGATTTTGGAAATCTAGATGGCAACACTGGTAAAATGTCCGATACATTTTCCCGTTCATTTGCTGTCAATGATTCACACA GCACCCCAAACACCCCCAACAATACCTGGGGTCAGAAGTGTATAAGCCCCCCTTCTCCTGCCCAAATAGACCCATTCTACACCCAGGGTGAAGCTTTAACTCCCGATGTTAAACTGGATGATACCTGGGTCACTGTGTTCGG GTTTCCTCCGTCATCTGCGTCTTTCGTGCTTCAGCGATTCTCACAATACGGTTCAATCCTTCACCACCAGATGGCAGCAGACAATGGGAATTGGATGCACATACATTATGAAAGTAGATTGCAAGTGAAGAAAGCCATGAGTCGTAACGGGAAAGTTGTTGGAACAAACGTTATGATTGGTGTGGTGCCTTGTATCGATGTG GAAATAATGTCAAGGTTCAATGAAAGAACTCCGTTGAAACCAATGTCCAACAACACCCCTCTAACCCACCCAAGTATATCACGTATATCGACACCAACCACACCAAAACCCCCCTCTATACGCCCACTAACTGCTGCGTATAATGCTTCTACCAGCGATACTAAA
- the LOC100176184 gene encoding nucleoporin NUP35-like isoform X1, translating to MEHSEPMMLGSPVGNPGHISPAGNQFLPGYLMGDPTITTTPVLNRSKPAHPPTNLYGSPGLHYHGSPAPPTGITSRTSPNSQKLTLRSPKNVNFSNVSTSKERVGAPPVATLMEDFGNLDGNTGKMSDTFSRSFAVNDSHKSFHPVPGTPNTPNNTWGQKCISPPSPAQIDPFYTQGEALTPDVKLDDTWVTVFGFPPSSASFVLQRFSQYGSILHHQMAADNGNWMHIHYESRLQVKKAMSRNGKVVGTNVMIGVVPCIDVEIMSRFNERTPLKPMSNNTPLTHPSISRISTPTTPKPPSIRPLTAAYNASTSDTKVVSETRTPQKTSGLVTKAMDYLFG from the exons ATGGAACATTCAG AACCAATGATGTTGGGATCTCCCGTTGGTAACCCCGGTCATATATCACCAGCTGGGAACCAATTTCTGCCTGGATATTTGATGGGGGATCCTACAATAACCACG ACCCCAGTTTTGAACCGTTCAAAACCTGCCCACCCCCCAACCAACCTGTATGGCTCCCCTGGTTTGCATTACCACGGCTCTCCTGCTCCACCTACTGGAATTACAAGTAGAACTTCACCCAACAGTCAGAAACTAACGCTACGCTCACCAAAAAATGTGAATTTTTCaaa TGTTTCCACATCTAAAGAAAGAGTAGGAGCTCCCCCTGTTGCAACATTGATGGAAGATTTTGGAAATCTAGATGGCAACACTGGTAAAATGTCCGATACATTTTCCCGTTCATTTGCTGTCAATGATTCACACA AATCTTTTCACCCGGTTCCAGGCACCCCAAACACCCCCAACAATACCTGGGGTCAGAAGTGTATAAGCCCCCCTTCTCCTGCCCAAATAGACCCATTCTACACCCAGGGTGAAGCTTTAACTCCCGATGTTAAACTGGATGATACCTGGGTCACTGTGTTCGG GTTTCCTCCGTCATCTGCGTCTTTCGTGCTTCAGCGATTCTCACAATACGGTTCAATCCTTCACCACCAGATGGCAGCAGACAATGGGAATTGGATGCACATACATTATGAAAGTAGATTGCAAGTGAAGAAAGCCATGAGTCGTAACGGGAAAGTTGTTGGAACAAACGTTATGATTGGTGTGGTGCCTTGTATCGATGTG GAAATAATGTCAAGGTTCAATGAAAGAACTCCGTTGAAACCAATGTCCAACAACACCCCTCTAACCCACCCAAGTATATCACGTATATCGACACCAACCACACCAAAACCCCCCTCTATACGCCCACTAACTGCTGCGTATAATGCTTCTACCAGCGATACTAAA
- the LOC100186399 gene encoding 60S ribosomal protein L27: MGKFMKPNKVVLILAGRYAGRKGIIVKNQDEGTNDRPYGHALVAGIDRYPRKVTKRMSKKKIKKRNKIKTFVKVVNYNHLMPTRYSVDVPIDKSSVNKEAIRDATGRRKARREIKSQFENRYKTGKNKWFFQKLRF, translated from the coding sequence ATGGGAAAGTTTATGAAACCCAACAAGGTCGTCTTGATCCTTGCTGGAAGATATGCCGGCCGAAAAGGTATCATCGTCAAAAATCAGGATGAGGGTACGAACGACAGGCCTTACGGGCATGCGCTTGTTGCTGGAATCGACCGTTATCCACGCAAAGTTACGAAACGGATGTCAAAAAAGAAGATTAAGAAGAGGAATAAGATCAAGACCTTCGTCAAAGTCGTTAACTATAACCACCTGATGCCAACAAGATACTCCGTCGATGTTCCAATTGACAAATCATCTGTGAACAAAGAGGCAATCCGGGATGCGACTGGCAGGAGAAAGGCACGACGTGAAATCAAATCCCAATTTGAAAATCGCTACAAGACTGGAAAGAACAAGTGGTTTTTCCAGAAGCTTCGATTCTAA